A segment of the Candidatus Protochlamydia naegleriophila genome:
TGAGAATCAAAATGCGTTTATTAATGTTGCGTGCCGCTTTCAAACAACACTTGCTCCCAAGGCATTGCTCGAAAAGACCCAAAGAATCGAAAATAATTTAGGTAAAATTCCCAAACCAAAATGGGCGCCAAGAGTCATCGATATTGATATTCTTTTCTATGGCATGCACACGCATCTAGACGATGAATTGGAAATTCCTCATCCTCGCTGGAAAGAGCGTCTATTTGTCCTGGTTCCTTTACTAGATTTAATCCCTGTATTATGGATTCAAGAAGGTGAAATGCTGAAGCATTACGAATTAGAGGGGATGATTCATACTCTTTCCTCGCATTCTTTGCAGTGGGTCGAACCCGTTCGAGAAAAAATAGCCATCAGGCATCCAAATAGTAGGTTGTAGAGCAGATAGACAGCTCTTAGGCAGATTTGGTTGCCTTATAGATAAATTACTCATTTGAATAACCCTCTACTTTATATG
Coding sequences within it:
- the folK gene encoding 2-amino-4-hydroxy-6-hydroxymethyldihydropteridine diphosphokinase; its protein translation is MNEKESDGIHRLTTVYLSLGGNQESSWEAIEKALDALTLLSEGFFEVSSFYHTSPVGDENQNAFINVACRFQTTLAPKALLEKTQRIENNLGKIPKPKWAPRVIDIDILFYGMHTHLDDELEIPHPRWKERLFVLVPLLDLIPVLWIQEGEMLKHYELEGMIHTLSSHSLQWVEPVREKIAIRHPNSRL